The Cryptomeria japonica chromosome 6, Sugi_1.0, whole genome shotgun sequence genomic interval TTAAAGTTTTGTCTATTTAATAAGTTCAAATTTttgttaccactgattcaccccccctcttagtggtccatttaCATGTTCCTTTAGGGTACAATTAGAACCATAGtatgattaggattatggttatttTAACACTAACGTTATCCCCAatcataaccataatcctaaccctaaccctaacaccaaCACTAACCCTAATATATAATTAAGGTTAGTAATAAGACTACAATCAGTACTAAGACTAATCTTGACCCTAATACTAACCTGAACCCTAAATGAACCCTTATACTCATCTCGATTCTCATTTAACTGTAACCCTCACCCTTATCCTATTTAGAGATAAAATTATAGTTAGAAATATAGTTAGGGTTAGTAGTAGGGTTATGATTAATATTATGGAACCTTACATTAGGATTAGAGATATAATTAAAGTTACAGTTAGAGATGAATTAGTATTAGCGTTAGGATGGGGATAGGGGTAgggtaatattattattaataatatacttctaataaatataaaataatattataatttaatataataatattatatattaaaataatattataaaattatattaattaattaaatatattctttgttatatttagatataaattaattaatatatacacATAACATTTGTGTTGTATTTAATATATTTACAATGTACatattaaagatatatatatatatatatgaatgtcttTTTTACTTCTCTATGCAGCCCTTAGAATGCACCAAGTATCTATTAATAATGTATGAAAGATATTTAAGAGCTGCATAGCCCTTTACTTCCTCCTCTAGAACCCTCCAATAATGTGcttctcctctccaccctccttTTAGTGAGCATTCCTCATTCTCGTTCTGTTATCTACTGATTCAAAAGAATTGATCACACAGTGAAATCTAAAAATCCTTGCATACTCAATATTGAATTCATTCAAGGTGCAGGACCACGGTAATGTGGGGCTTCCAGAATAGGTAACGTTACCACGAAGCCCTACACAATATTAAATTGAATTCTTGGCAACTTGCGATTCCTGCCGAGTTAGGGCAAACATACCCGTTGAAGAAAGTATGTGCTATCTAGATCCAGAAGCTGCTTCATATACGAACACATGGAAGACGAAAGTGCAGGAGAAGACGAAGGCGACGGGGACATTGATAGATTAACCGCCAACATCAACATCCATGGCAGCGAGGATGAAATAACCATGGCAGAATATGAAATGCACAGAACCCACAAGAAATTTGTAGTAAGGCAGCTGCCTTCAAAGGGTCTCTCATTTCAGGTATGGCCTGCAGCCTCTGCTCTGTGTTGGTTCCTTGATGAAATGTATTGGCACCACCCGACCATTGTAACTGCTGCTGATGAAAACACAAGAATATCCAGTTGCATTGGACAAGACGTTGGATCGATAAATGGGGGTGAACTAAATTCATCAGCAGAAGGTTATTGTGAACTGGATTATGTTGCCCGACTGTTGTTACAGAGGAGGGACGACAAGCAGGCATTGAAGGTTCTTGAACTGGGTGCAGGTACTGGAATGGTGGGCATTGCTGCAGCACTGTTGGGTGCCCACGTAACCATCACCGATCTTCCTCATGTCCTTCCAAACATTGAGTTCAATGCATCTGTCAATGAGGAACCTCTGCAGGTAGATGAAATTTTGAAAGTTTAGAAAACTTGGCAATGCGAAAATTTTATGTCTGGGAAAAAAATCAATTTTATCAAAGCTTCTATATAAAATGTATCGTAAATTCTCAATAAATATGTATTGTTTAGTGTAAATTGACGGAAATGTCAACTCAACTTCCTGAAGTTTTAGTTCAAAAAATTGGTGGATTCTGTAAGAagattgtattttttttatattaactgAGGGGAATCCAAATTTAACCTGCTTCTGGTTTTAGACAAAATGTTAGTGATTTTTCTAAAGAAATGatatttgttcaatataaactgACGGAATCATTTCTTTAATTAGGCGATATTTCAGAATGTTCCTTAGAAGATTAGCCAATAAGCAGATACTTTTCGCTAAAAATTTCCTTGCCTACAGGCTAGCAGGCAGGGGGGGAGTGTGTGTGTCAAGGCCCTCAGGTGGGGAGAAGAGGAAGATGTCGTGGAAGTAGGGCACAATTTTGACCTGATTCTGGCATCAGATGTGGTTTATCACGAGAACTTATTCGACCCCCTTCTGCTCACTCTCAAGTGGCTTCTCTTGGGTAATGGTGAGAAAGATAGCAATCCAATACTGCTCATGGCTCATCTCAGGAGGTGGAAGAAGGATGCCCGTTTCTTTAAGAAGGCAAAGAAATTGTTTAATGTTCGGGTTGTGCACAGACACAGTGCCCTGCCTGGATCCCGTTTGGGAGTGATTATCTACTGTTTCACAAACAAGGAAACCAAAATAATCACAGCATTGACCTGATTACTTTGCCTTGGAACCTTGCAATTTCAATTCCTTTGGAGTGGTGTGTTCTATGTTAATACAAGCAACCTTTGCTGGACAGAGAAATGTAAACCCAATTTTGGCATAATTTTGGATTGGACTTGCGTTTACAAGTAAATTGACGAGAGTTCATATATCATTCTTACACTTGCTTGATTTGAAATTTGGGTCTCTGCTTTTGACTGGCATTTTAAGGACTATTTATAAGTAGCTGATGATTTTATCATGCTAGCATCTCTAAATTTGATATAGATGCTTCTTTTTAGTACTATGGTACAAGTTCTGGCATTTAGGGTTCAGATTTACATCAAGTTGTCTCCATCAGGCCAGATGCATTTAGCTTCATGAGAAATTGAAGTAATTGGTATTGACGTTGTTTAGAGGATGTGAGACATATAATCGAATAACTGCATATGTTAGAAAAACCAGACATATAATGAACAATTAGCAATGTAGCAAAGACTACTTTGGAATGTTTGGCTCCTTTGATCTCTCTACAATAGTTAATACCAATTCATGTCAAAAGGTATGTTAATATGATCCAAGTATTTATCTACTAGTGGCATTTGAATTTTCTACATATGCACCTAGGTTCTTCTGGTTCCAAGCCTTTGTTTAATCACTTATAATATCACAAACAAGCTGTTTGAGACGGTCATATTGTTTGTACAAACTGGTAGTATGCTACTATCAGTTGCATGATAAAATTGTAAGAAGAAAAAACAAGAGTTTTATATACAAATAATATCTTAAGAGTCCACAAACACTGTCTCACTAAAAGGTAGTTCGTTTCAACTTTTGTGAATCTTCAGTTAAGATATCGCTCTGTGATAGGTAAAGGTAACGATCTCCTTTCCAGGTAAGCCTTGTATAGGAGTCAATAGATTGTAATGCACGAGTATAAAAAGAACGCATGAAAAAATAAGACTAAAGCTTTTACAGAGAAGATCTGAAATTTGTGATAGGTAATGTTGACAATGTTCTTTCCAAGCCTCGTACAGGAATCAATAGATGGTAACAAGTAATATTAAGACTGGCACAAAATAAGACTAAAGCTTTTGCATAGAGAGCAAGAATTTTTTAGGGTCGCATTCGCATGAATTCAAAGTCACATTTAATACTAAGAATGGCGTCTATTTCACTGAGGATAATTTTGTATGGCTAAACACTAAAAGTTCAATTTTTAGCCGATAGGCTTCTATTGTGGACTTGGGTTTCCACAATTGAATTGAAAACCTGTCTCACGTTCCTATACCACTATTTCACATCGGAAACCAGTTACCGTTAAATAAAACTGTCGTTATCCAGTTGCAATTGTATGATTCTTTGGCGGGGTTGTTTTCTGTGATCCCCTGTGCCAATGATGCCACCATCTCAACTTCGTCCTCTCTGTCCTCACTACCAGACCTTTCAATATCTTTTACAATTAGATGCTTTGCCATTTCCAGCTCTACACCTTTGTACCTCTTTAACCACCGCTGAGACAATTTTATCAGCAACCCCTGGAGTGATATGCTGTCGCTACCCACATTCTCAGAAACCTGCTTTCACAAGCAAATATGGAGGCAATTTGCGTCCTGGATATTATTTGTTGTGTTTTAGTTCATTCCAAAAGAATTCTGTTATATTCAATTATTTCAGACCCGCGTTCTCAGAACGTCCTTTCACAAGCAAAAATAGTTCACTCTTTCATCGCTCACAGGCAATTTGCATTTCCTAAACGCACAACTTTTATTTCCCTCTTTCATCGCTCACAGGAAATTTGCATATGCTACACGCACAAATTTTCATAATAAGCTTCTagtgtgaaaatttgattgatGCTTGTAAAGTGTTTAACCATATGAAAGAAAGAGACAGCGTCTCATGGAATATGTTTATTGGGGATTGCTACAAAATTGGGTGTCCTCAAGATCAATTCACATTTGCCGGGGTACTCGAAGCCTGTGTCAAAATGGGAGATttagaacaaggtatggacatctgAAGATAAAGGAATTTcgtcaaatgttgtagttgcaactgccctggtagacatgtatgcaaaatgtggaagcagagACAGggtacgtgaactgtttgacaaaattcctcgaagaaatgtggtctcatggactgcaatggtCGTTGGATATGCAAAATTTGGATTAGCATCCTcccacctgtgccaaaatgggaaccTTTGGAACAGGGAATGGACATTCATTTAAGCATAAGGGAATGTAGCGGAGATAACTGGGATCCACATTTTTTCTTGTGTTTTCATCTATTAAATAAAGCCACTGGTTCGACGATTTTATTTATGCCTCCCTGGGCAACTATTATGTCTTTGACATTCAGTTTTTCTCAGTTGTGGTATGTGCATAAAACCTGTCCAGATTCCCACTCATTCTCATGATCAAAATTTTGTTGCTCCAAGATATTTTCACATTTTTTAATGAATTCTTATCGACTGAGCTGGCTAGAACAGTTTGTAGATCCAATTGAGCAGATGTAAGATCTATTTCTTTGGTTTTGTTGAGACATTAACAGAtctagtgatatatatatatatatatatatatttgcatgtaATTATTTAAACATAATTAAGGGGATATACATATTTAGTTTACTtattaatcaaaaaaataaaaaatttatagacaaatttggtgctttgaattcaaatttaaatctttgacatcGAATCATAGTGTTGAAATGCAAAAAATTTAGACTTTTGTCATTTTCTTTAACCAACTCCAAAGGAGCAtgcaacatacacaacaacaattcGATGTGTTTTGAAAGTCATCAAATTTATTGGTTCAATTGCGAAGCATGGATCTTGATCCaagaatttgcaaaaaaaaattcatatatgaGTGACATATTTTCATGCTTTTCCTCCACAAGTTATATTTATAGGTGTTTGTTGCACAAAAAACTCTATTGTGCATGTTTGTTTTAATTTTCAATATGTGATTGACATGCATGTGAAAGTCTTTGGATCATTTAAGACATGGTTGTACTTTTGTCCATGAGTGACATTGATGTAAGTCAAAGCCCACACTTTATGGATTTTGCTTCACTTGAGAAACATTAAATATTCATAATTGGTTGCACCAAAATTGCATTAAATTAAGAAAGGTTCTTTGTTTAAATAGGTAAATACAGTTACTAAAAAACTCCACATTCTACTATAGTAAAATGGAACCTGTCCCTATCCCAATGCTAGCAATTTTTGATGGCTACATTTTTAGGTGGTAGGCTTtcttttatgatatataatatgattttTATCATAATTATTTGATTAAAAGAAAGGGTTTAAAACATTAAGCATCTTCTTAAGATGGAGGCTTACATAGTGTTTTTCTTAGTGGTATGTATTCTTTTTAAGTTTTAAGTCAGGCATCAAGTTGGTCTCAACTTTTTCCGTGACCTAAAGAAACTTTTTCCGTGACTTGAAGATTGTTAGACACTCTCTCAAAGTTATAAAATTTTAACTATTTCCTTATTTAGCAGAGTTAAAAAACTAAAACTAATCAATTACAATATTTATCTTGGacaattgatgatgatgaaaaataaaaataaaagttttaacttctttctaaaaaaaatagttttttaatcATTATGTTGTAAAATAGTTACACATTGTATTATGGTTCAATGCAAACAAATGCTAGAATTTTAAAATAGAAgctaaaaaaaaagagagatactCTTATGTAACACTAATTAATGTCAAGTGAGTACTAATTgttcaaagaaattaaaaaataagaaatttAACAA includes:
- the LOC131048084 gene encoding protein-lysine N-methyltransferase EFM6 → MEDESAGEDEGDGDIDRLTANINIHGSEDEITMAEYEMHRTHKKFVVRQLPSKGLSFQVWPAASALCWFLDEMYWHHPTIVTAADENTRISSCIGQDVGSINGGELNSSAEGYCELDYVARLLLQRRDDKQALKVLELGAGTGMVGIAAALLGAHVTITDLPHVLPNIEFNASVNEEPLQASRQGGSVCVKALRWGEEEDVVEVGHNFDLILASDVVYHENLFDPLLLTLKWLLLGNGEKDSNPILLMAHLRRWKKDARFFKKAKKLFNVRVVHRHSALPGSRLGVIIYCFTNKETKIITALT